In Deinococcus maricopensis DSM 21211, one genomic interval encodes:
- the uvsE gene encoding UV DNA damage repair endonuclease UvsE — MSDAADAPSPVCQSELGLVCMTTTDEVRFRTITLKSYSALPEDARAPRLAELYADNLARLLRGLEFCARERIRLFRMSAHLFPLADYADGVGWAVLQGLRADLARVGQRARALGIRLLIHPEQFIVLNSERPEVAATSARVLAFHADVLDLMDLPASAWAPIILHAGKRGRMPELVQAIAALPANARARLALENDEVSVGAQDVLGVCRAAGVPMVFDAHHHVVKEKLPDQEDASVRAFTLEARATWPDPAWQIVHLSSGIEGPHDRRHADLISVYPSAYLDVPWVEVEAKGKETAIRDLRARAPFVGR; from the coding sequence ATGAGTGACGCTGCTGACGCCCCCAGCCCCGTGTGCCAGTCGGAACTGGGGCTGGTATGCATGACCACCACCGACGAGGTGCGCTTCCGCACCATCACCCTCAAGAGTTACTCCGCGCTGCCCGAGGACGCCCGCGCGCCGAGGCTGGCGGAACTGTACGCCGACAACCTCGCGCGGCTGCTGCGCGGCCTGGAGTTCTGCGCGCGTGAACGCATCCGGCTGTTCCGCATGAGCGCGCACCTGTTCCCCCTCGCGGATTACGCGGACGGCGTGGGGTGGGCGGTGCTGCAGGGGCTGCGCGCGGACCTCGCGCGCGTCGGGCAGAGGGCGCGCGCGCTGGGCATTCGCCTGCTGATCCACCCGGAGCAGTTCATCGTGCTGAACAGCGAGCGGCCTGAGGTGGCCGCGACGAGCGCGCGCGTCCTGGCGTTCCACGCGGACGTGCTGGACCTGATGGACCTGCCGGCGAGCGCGTGGGCGCCGATCATCCTGCACGCCGGGAAGCGCGGGCGCATGCCGGAACTCGTGCAGGCCATTGCGGCGCTGCCCGCGAACGCGCGCGCACGGCTGGCGCTGGAGAACGACGAGGTGTCGGTGGGGGCGCAGGACGTGCTGGGCGTGTGCCGCGCGGCTGGCGTGCCGATGGTGTTCGACGCGCATCATCATGTCGTGAAGGAAAAACTGCCGGACCAGGAGGACGCGTCCGTGCGGGCATTCACGCTGGAGGCGCGCGCGACGTGGCCCGACCCGGCGTGGCAGATCGTGCACCTGTCGAGCGGCATCGAGGGGCCGCATGATCGGCGGCACGCGGACCTGATTTCGGTGTACCCTTCTGCGTATCTGGACGTGCCGTGGGTGGAGGTTGAGGCGAAAGGCAAGGAGACGGCCATCCGGGACCTGCGGGCGCGGGCGCCGTTCGTGGGCCGTTGA
- a CDS encoding NUDIX hydrolase: MPRRDLLVTAAVLRDAQGRVLMVGNDWQGAGRVRYTLPGGMVEAGEIVPEALVREIYEETGLKLTAIKHMAYTVHIEDERRGERAIAVVFEAAWEGLLNPSDPDGFIVEARFFTPEEAIARLDSPPMREPLNDYLTTGLPGRFYAFKGWDGKGGLRIPPLAPRGS, from the coding sequence ATGCCGCGCCGTGACCTGCTCGTGACGGCGGCGGTGCTGCGCGACGCGCAGGGACGCGTCCTGATGGTCGGGAACGACTGGCAGGGCGCCGGGCGGGTGCGCTACACCCTGCCGGGCGGCATGGTGGAAGCCGGTGAGATCGTGCCCGAGGCGCTGGTCCGCGAGATCTACGAGGAGACGGGCCTGAAACTCACGGCGATCAAGCACATGGCGTACACCGTGCACATCGAGGATGAGCGGCGCGGGGAGCGGGCCATCGCGGTGGTGTTCGAGGCGGCGTGGGAAGGACTGCTCAACCCGTCGGACCCGGACGGGTTCATCGTGGAGGCGCGCTTCTTCACGCCGGAGGAGGCGATCGCGCGGCTGGACAGCCCGCCGATGCGTGAGCCGCTCAATGACTACCTCACGACGGGCCTGCCGGGCCGCTTCTACGCCTTCAAGGGCTGGGACGGCAAAGGGGGCCTGCGCATCCCGCCGCTCGCGCCGCGCGGTTCCTGA
- a CDS encoding homoserine dehydrogenase, producing MRSVNIGLLGCGTVGANVLTLLERRRPLLESVGVRVNVAGVLVRDASRPRDVPPGTPLTADPAFLNECAVVIEAMGGIDGPLALLRPFLASGRSVITANKALLAERWDELRGYALAGELYYEASVMAGTPIIGPMSTVLRASEFRRLQAVLNGTCNYILTQMEGGRSYQEALAEAQALGYAEDPPTLDVGGFDTAHKLAVLARFCADGDFPYSAIRVRGIEQVTLDDVQDALRNGERIKLVAELRRTPGGWDASVEPRRLPGTHALCTSGASRNAMVFEGEECGELFFAGGGAGGMVTASAMMGDLLDYLIGFPGHVPLH from the coding sequence ATGCGAAGTGTCAATATCGGCCTCCTCGGGTGCGGCACGGTCGGCGCGAACGTCCTGACGCTGCTGGAGCGTCGCCGGCCTCTGCTCGAATCGGTGGGCGTGCGCGTGAACGTTGCTGGCGTCCTCGTCCGCGACGCGTCCCGACCCCGTGATGTCCCGCCCGGCACGCCTCTCACGGCCGACCCGGCCTTCCTGAACGAGTGCGCCGTCGTGATCGAGGCGATGGGCGGCATTGACGGGCCGCTCGCGCTGCTCCGCCCGTTTCTCGCGTCGGGCCGCAGCGTCATCACCGCGAACAAGGCCCTGCTTGCTGAACGCTGGGATGAACTGCGCGGCTACGCGCTCGCCGGGGAGCTGTACTACGAGGCGTCCGTCATGGCGGGTACGCCCATCATCGGCCCGATGAGCACGGTGCTGCGCGCCAGCGAGTTCAGGCGCTTGCAGGCCGTGCTGAACGGCACGTGCAACTACATCCTCACGCAGATGGAAGGCGGCCGCAGCTACCAGGAGGCGCTCGCGGAAGCGCAGGCGCTCGGGTACGCGGAAGACCCGCCTACGCTCGATGTCGGCGGGTTCGACACCGCCCATAAGCTCGCGGTGCTGGCGCGCTTCTGCGCCGACGGCGACTTCCCGTACAGTGCCATCCGCGTGCGGGGCATCGAGCAGGTCACGCTGGACGACGTGCAGGACGCCCTGCGGAACGGGGAGCGCATCAAGCTCGTCGCGGAACTGCGCCGCACGCCAGGCGGCTGGGACGCCAGCGTCGAGCCGCGCCGACTGCCCGGCACGCACGCGCTGTGCACCAGCGGCGCGAGCCGCAACGCCATGGTGTTCGAGGGGGAGGAGTGCGGCGAGCTGTTCTTCGCGGGGGGCGGCGCGGGCGGCATGGTTACGGCGTCCGCCATGATGGGCGACCTGCTCGACTACCTGATCGGCTTTCCCGGGCACGTGCCGCTGCATTGA
- the prfA gene encoding peptide chain release factor 1, producing MLTQKLAALEHEYEQVEAHLADPNIISDQGQYRRVARRHRELTPIVNLWREYCTLDTQARDARELLSDPEMRDLARADLDASEARMRAIDTELEVLLLPTDPHDPHDCIVEIRAGAGGDEAALFAADLLSMYERYAEGAGLKLAVLDANESDLGGLSKVTFEVTGDGAFRAFRFERGVHRVQRVPATETQGRIHTSTVTVAVLPQVEDAEVDLDLSEVRIDVFRSQGAGGQGVNTTDSAVRAVYRPGTPDEIVVVCQDGRSQIKNREKALVVLRARLAERERAVREAQERADRAAQVGSGDRSEKIRTYNYPQNRVTDHRLSGDVKNFPLETVVAGGLAPLIAALVNVEREALLQELTHAGA from the coding sequence ATGCTGACGCAGAAACTGGCGGCGCTGGAACACGAGTACGAACAGGTCGAGGCGCACCTCGCCGACCCGAACATCATCAGCGATCAGGGGCAGTACCGGCGCGTCGCGCGGCGCCACCGGGAACTCACCCCCATCGTGAACCTCTGGCGGGAGTACTGCACGCTCGACACGCAGGCGAGAGACGCCCGCGAGCTGCTCAGCGACCCGGAAATGCGTGACCTGGCGCGCGCGGACCTGGACGCGTCCGAGGCGCGCATGCGCGCCATCGACACGGAACTGGAAGTGTTGCTGCTGCCCACCGACCCGCACGACCCGCACGACTGCATCGTCGAGATTCGCGCGGGCGCGGGCGGCGACGAGGCGGCGCTGTTCGCCGCGGACCTGCTGAGCATGTACGAGCGGTACGCGGAGGGCGCCGGCCTGAAGCTCGCCGTTCTGGACGCGAACGAAAGCGACCTGGGCGGCCTCAGCAAAGTGACGTTCGAGGTGACCGGCGACGGGGCGTTCCGCGCGTTCCGCTTCGAGCGGGGCGTGCACCGCGTGCAGCGCGTGCCCGCCACGGAAACGCAGGGGCGCATTCACACGAGCACCGTGACGGTCGCGGTGCTGCCGCAGGTGGAGGACGCCGAGGTGGACCTCGACCTTTCCGAGGTGCGCATTGACGTGTTCCGCTCGCAGGGCGCGGGCGGGCAGGGCGTGAACACCACCGACAGCGCGGTGCGCGCCGTGTACCGGCCGGGCACGCCCGACGAGATCGTGGTCGTCTGCCAGGACGGACGCAGCCAGATCAAGAACCGCGAGAAGGCGCTGGTGGTGCTGCGCGCGCGCCTCGCCGAGCGGGAGCGGGCCGTGCGGGAAGCGCAGGAGCGGGCGGACCGCGCCGCGCAGGTCGGCAGCGGGGACCGCAGCGAGAAGATCCGTACGTACAACTACCCGCAGAACCGCGTCACGGATCACCGCCTCAGCGGCGACGTGAAGAACTTTCCGCTGGAGACGGTGGTGGCGGGCGGCCTCGCGCCGCTCATCGCCGCGCTCGTGAACGTGGAACGCGAGGCGCTGCTGCAGGAGCTGACGCATGCGGGCGCGTGA